The Flavobacterium sp. HJ-32-4 genome contains a region encoding:
- a CDS encoding Crp/Fnr family transcriptional regulator — MFAAIDKAISRYVSFSAEELDLFHSALFYRKVPKKTVLLRAGDENPFEAFVIRGCIRKYCIDAQGTEVTLQFAVEESWVGDISFTSEDPKPSQVFIETLEECELLELAPEKKETLFEKAPRFERAFRILMQRHLAVTQQRLFNTIAKNGEEKYRDFLEHYPSIPQRVPQHYIASYLGISPEFLSKIRSRR, encoded by the coding sequence ATGTTTGCAGCAATCGACAAGGCCATTTCACGGTATGTGTCTTTTAGTGCCGAAGAACTCGACCTCTTCCATTCGGCGCTTTTCTATCGAAAAGTACCGAAGAAAACCGTATTGCTGCGGGCCGGTGACGAAAATCCGTTCGAAGCCTTTGTCATCCGTGGGTGTATCCGGAAATATTGTATTGACGCTCAGGGCACCGAAGTGACGTTGCAGTTTGCGGTTGAGGAATCATGGGTGGGCGATATCTCCTTTACGAGCGAGGATCCCAAGCCCAGCCAGGTGTTCATCGAAACGCTGGAAGAATGCGAGTTACTGGAACTGGCGCCGGAAAAGAAAGAAACCCTTTTTGAAAAAGCGCCCCGTTTTGAACGCGCCTTCCGTATCCTGATGCAGCGGCATCTGGCGGTGACACAACAGCGGTTGTTCAATACTATTGCAAAGAATGGTGAGGAAAAATACCGCGATTTCCTTGAGCATTATCCAAGTATTCCGCAAAGGGTACCCCAACATTATATCGCCTCTTATCTGGGAATTTCCCCGGAATTCTTAAGCAAAATCCGAAGCCGACGCTAA
- a CDS encoding error-prone DNA polymerase, with translation MERYTELQVTTNFSFLRGGSHPEEMVEEAIRLGYGAIAITDRNTLAGVVRAHVAALKSDTDFRLLIGCRLDLVDGPSLLAYPTDKEAYGRLSGLLSEGNIRAEKGQCLLYKKDVYDYAEGLLFIVLPPPALDLQFRLPEDFVSSLSEYRERLGKALFLGACRSYTAHDGKRLFRLSQLSERLGVRMVALNDVHYHHPERRALQDVLTCVREKCTIYTAGFRLHQNAERHLKGEEEMIRLFRSYPDAIAATQDIAQACRFSLSELQYVYPEEITSGGRTPQEELERLTWQGANARFPDGIPRKIRKTLRYELDFMERKNYAAYFLTVYDFVRFARDRGILCQGRGSAANSVVCYCLGITSVDPSKFKILFARFMSDARDEPPDIDVDFEHERREEVIQYIYEKYGRHRAAIVATVTQVHYKGAIRDVAKAMGMSTDAINRLSASVWEFRDELDGERVTSEGFHLDDPHLAKVLELTRQYVGFPRQLGQHTGGFIITQGKLSDLCPVLNARMEGRTNIEWNKDDIEALGFLKVDVLALGMLTCIRKAFDLAKQHYGLDLTLANIPQDDPAVYEMISQADTLGVFQIESRAQMSMLPRLRPQCFYDLVIEVAIVRPGPIQGDMVHPYLRRRDKIDTIEYPSKELESILGRTLGVPLFQEQAMEIAIVAAGFTPAEADGLRRSMATFKAKGKVADWEKKLVTGMIRNGYEEGFARRVFRQLEGFGSYGFPESHAASFALLVYVSSWIKCHYPDVFATALLNSMPMGFYQPAQIIIDARKHGVVVRPVDINHSYWDYTLEEPSGRYRTIRLGFRQVKGLSGEDMETLVQARHRPFRSIPELLDIGVSMAALEKLADADAFRSIGLDRRQALWEVSALSDTPIGLFEGQPSSSTFEPQLTLPLLTDAAHVVEDYATMGLSLKAHPVYFARPELDRLRVTPAGSLADYKNGDRIKVCGLITVRQRPGTAKGVLFVTIEDETGFANIVVWAKVFEKYRKSILQSRLLLVEGKLQVERSVIHVVADACHNLSGLLRNMTEGESDERCFPIARPDEKSDLENVFHKGRNFH, from the coding sequence ATGGAACGCTATACAGAATTACAGGTCACCACGAACTTCAGCTTCTTACGCGGCGGTTCCCATCCCGAGGAAATGGTAGAGGAAGCCATTCGCCTGGGATATGGTGCTATAGCCATTACCGACCGGAATACATTGGCAGGTGTCGTGCGGGCGCATGTGGCGGCGCTTAAGAGCGATACCGATTTCCGGTTGTTGATCGGTTGCCGCCTGGATCTTGTTGACGGACCGTCGCTGTTGGCCTATCCTACGGATAAAGAGGCGTATGGTCGGTTATCCGGACTCTTATCGGAAGGTAACATCCGGGCCGAGAAGGGGCAGTGCCTCCTGTATAAAAAGGATGTATATGACTATGCGGAAGGCCTGCTATTCATCGTACTGCCACCTCCTGCACTCGACCTACAGTTCCGGTTGCCCGAGGATTTCGTTTCGTCGCTTTCCGAATACCGCGAACGACTGGGGAAAGCGCTGTTTCTGGGAGCGTGTCGTTCCTATACAGCCCACGACGGGAAACGGCTCTTTCGGTTATCGCAGTTGTCGGAGCGATTGGGGGTGCGGATGGTAGCCTTGAACGATGTGCATTACCACCATCCGGAACGCCGGGCGTTGCAGGATGTACTGACCTGTGTGCGGGAAAAGTGTACCATCTACACCGCCGGATTCCGTTTACACCAGAATGCGGAACGGCATCTCAAGGGCGAAGAGGAAATGATCCGGTTGTTTCGGTCGTATCCGGATGCCATCGCGGCTACGCAAGACATCGCGCAGGCTTGCCGGTTTTCCCTGTCGGAATTACAATATGTTTATCCAGAGGAAATCACGTCCGGCGGTCGCACGCCACAGGAAGAACTGGAACGCCTTACCTGGCAGGGCGCAAATGCACGCTTTCCGGATGGCATCCCCAGGAAAATCCGTAAAACACTCCGATACGAACTGGATTTTATGGAGCGGAAGAACTACGCTGCCTATTTCCTGACGGTCTACGATTTCGTCCGCTTCGCACGTGATCGCGGTATTTTGTGCCAGGGAAGAGGGTCGGCTGCCAATTCCGTCGTGTGTTATTGCCTGGGAATCACATCGGTTGACCCCTCCAAGTTCAAGATATTATTTGCCCGTTTTATGTCGGATGCCCGAGACGAGCCGCCTGATATTGATGTGGATTTCGAACACGAACGACGGGAAGAGGTCATACAATACATTTATGAGAAGTACGGACGGCACCGGGCAGCTATCGTGGCCACGGTTACACAGGTACATTATAAAGGTGCCATCCGGGATGTCGCCAAAGCCATGGGGATGTCGACCGATGCCATCAACCGCCTCTCGGCCTCGGTGTGGGAGTTTCGCGATGAACTCGACGGCGAACGGGTCACCTCTGAAGGCTTCCACCTGGATGATCCACACCTGGCGAAAGTACTTGAGTTGACCCGCCAATATGTGGGGTTCCCGCGGCAACTTGGCCAACATACGGGCGGCTTCATCATCACCCAGGGCAAGCTGTCGGATCTGTGTCCGGTGCTCAACGCCCGCATGGAAGGCCGCACCAATATCGAATGGAACAAAGACGATATTGAAGCACTCGGCTTTCTGAAAGTAGATGTGTTGGCGTTGGGGATGTTAACGTGTATCCGTAAGGCATTTGACCTCGCAAAACAGCACTATGGTCTTGACCTTACGCTGGCCAACATCCCACAGGACGATCCGGCGGTGTATGAAATGATCAGCCAGGCCGATACACTCGGCGTCTTCCAGATCGAAAGCCGGGCCCAGATGTCGATGTTGCCCCGATTGCGGCCGCAGTGTTTTTATGATTTGGTAATAGAAGTAGCGATTGTACGCCCCGGGCCGATACAGGGCGACATGGTGCATCCGTACCTGCGACGGCGCGATAAGATAGATACTATTGAGTATCCGTCGAAGGAATTGGAGAGTATACTCGGGCGTACGTTGGGAGTGCCCTTATTCCAGGAGCAGGCCATGGAAATTGCGATCGTGGCTGCCGGATTCACTCCCGCCGAAGCAGACGGGTTACGCCGCAGTATGGCGACCTTCAAGGCGAAGGGAAAGGTGGCGGATTGGGAGAAGAAGCTCGTAACGGGGATGATCCGGAATGGGTATGAGGAAGGATTCGCCCGCCGGGTGTTCCGCCAACTGGAAGGTTTTGGGTCGTATGGTTTCCCGGAAAGCCACGCCGCCAGTTTTGCGTTGCTGGTGTATGTATCCTCCTGGATCAAATGCCATTATCCGGATGTATTTGCCACCGCACTGCTCAACAGTATGCCGATGGGTTTCTACCAGCCCGCCCAGATCATCATCGATGCACGCAAACATGGGGTAGTGGTGCGGCCAGTGGATATAAACCACTCCTATTGGGATTACACCCTCGAGGAACCCTCCGGACGCTACCGCACCATTCGGTTGGGATTCCGGCAGGTGAAGGGATTGTCGGGTGAGGATATGGAGACGTTGGTGCAGGCCCGTCATCGGCCGTTTCGCTCGATTCCGGAATTGCTTGACATCGGGGTGTCGATGGCCGCGTTGGAAAAATTGGCGGATGCAGATGCCTTCCGTTCGATCGGACTCGACCGTCGGCAGGCGTTATGGGAGGTGTCGGCCTTGTCGGATACCCCCATCGGACTCTTTGAAGGACAGCCTTCCTCCAGCACGTTCGAGCCCCAACTGACGCTGCCTTTATTGACGGATGCCGCCCATGTGGTGGAAGACTACGCGACAATGGGCTTGTCGCTGAAAGCCCATCCGGTGTATTTCGCGCGGCCGGAATTGGACCGGCTTCGGGTGACACCGGCAGGTTCCCTTGCGGATTATAAGAACGGGGACCGGATAAAGGTGTGCGGACTCATCACGGTTCGGCAACGACCGGGAACGGCAAAAGGCGTATTGTTCGTGACGATAGAAGATGAAACCGGATTTGCCAATATCGTCGTCTGGGCGAAAGTGTTTGAGAAATACCGCAAATCCATCCTGCAATCACGTTTGCTGTTGGTAGAAGGGAAGTTACAGGTCGAACGTTCGGTCATCCATGTAGTAGCAGATGCGTGTCATAACCTGTCAGGGCTCTTACGGAACATGACCGAAGGCGAAAGCGATGAAAGGTGTTTTCCGATTGCCCGCCCGGATGAGAAAAGCGATTTGGAGAATGTGTTCCACAAAGGGCGCAACTTCCATTAA
- a CDS encoding UDP-2,3-diacylglucosamine diphosphatase, translating into MKAKKRRVELVVLSDVHLGTYGCHARELHRYLSSIKPKTLVLNGDIVDIWQFRKSYFPKSHLKVIRRIIDFASKGVNVYYLTGNHDEMLRKFSDSVIGNFTIADKLVLELDGRKAWIFHGDVFDASVNHSKWIAKLGGYGYDYLILLNRFINWCLKQMGREPYSFSKKIKASVKKAVRFISDFETTAAELAIEKRYDYVICGHIHEPKIIERTSKHGSTLYLNSGDWIENLTALEYDNGAWSLYRYDEKECPEEADEADAPAPSLAATIIFGTP; encoded by the coding sequence ATGAAAGCAAAGAAGCGGCGGGTTGAACTGGTGGTGCTGTCGGATGTGCACCTGGGAACGTACGGGTGCCATGCCCGCGAGTTGCATCGCTATCTCAGCAGCATCAAGCCCAAGACCCTTGTTTTGAACGGCGACATCGTGGACATCTGGCAGTTCCGGAAATCGTACTTCCCTAAATCCCATCTAAAGGTAATCCGACGTATTATCGACTTTGCCTCAAAGGGCGTCAATGTGTATTACCTCACCGGTAACCATGATGAGATGCTGCGCAAGTTCAGTGACTCGGTTATCGGCAACTTCACCATCGCCGACAAACTGGTGCTGGAACTGGACGGTCGAAAGGCGTGGATTTTCCATGGGGATGTCTTCGACGCGTCGGTCAACCATTCCAAGTGGATTGCTAAACTCGGTGGCTACGGCTACGACTACCTGATCCTGTTGAACCGCTTCATCAACTGGTGCCTGAAACAAATGGGACGCGAGCCGTATTCGTTTTCCAAGAAAATAAAGGCCAGCGTCAAGAAAGCGGTACGGTTTATTTCCGATTTCGAAACGACAGCTGCAGAACTGGCAATTGAAAAGCGCTATGATTATGTTATCTGCGGACATATCCATGAACCAAAGATCATCGAACGGACCAGTAAACACGGCAGTACGCTCTACCTGAACTCAGGCGACTGGATCGAAAACCTCACGGCACTCGAATATGATAATGGGGCCTGGTCACTTTACCGGTATGACGAAAAGGAATGCCCGGAGGAGGCCGATGAAGCCGATGCTCCCGCGCCGTCGCTGGCGGCTACCATCATTTTTGGTACACCCTAG
- the pafA gene encoding alkaline phosphatase PafA: MKKILSALLLVSLTLSAQKKPAAPERPKLVIGIVVDQMRADYVYRFADKFGKGGFRRFLSNGFDCRNTYYNYVPTYTGPGHAAVYTGSVPAYNGIISNDWYDRKTKKSVYVAGDDSVNSVGTESSAGKMSPSRLLSTTVTDELRLSNNRQSKVIGVCLKDRGSIMPAGHIPSAAYWFDNKTGNWITSTYYTDALPQWVVDFNARKLCDTYLSKPWETLLPLDQYTVGLENGSGFRVAYRGEKDNRFPHDLPALKGQSGYELMRSTPFGDSYTVDFALEVLEKEKMGKGRFTDFLAVSFSCTDYVGHQFGINAIETQDTYARLDRDLERLFDYVEKNIGMENVLIFLTADHGAAQTPDYLTSLHIPAGFLPTDTMVADLNRAIAAKYGEGDWIEYYGNQQVYLNYATLESKKAERSQIVGVVVDYLRKQPGVQEVFDIGNPSALQDGNPQHARIANGLSPLRSGDVALLLQPSWFDGEHAAHGGTTHGSGWTYDTHVPLLWMGWKIKSGSSAEPVSISDIAVTVADLLRISWPNAAVGRPISDRISQP, from the coding sequence ATGAAAAAAATCCTCTCGGCTTTACTGTTGGTCAGCCTGACCTTGTCCGCCCAAAAGAAACCGGCCGCGCCTGAACGCCCGAAACTCGTAATTGGCATCGTCGTCGACCAGATGCGGGCTGATTACGTATACCGTTTTGCCGATAAATTCGGGAAAGGCGGTTTTCGACGCTTCCTTTCGAACGGATTCGATTGCCGGAACACATACTATAATTATGTGCCCACCTACACCGGGCCGGGCCATGCCGCAGTTTATACCGGTAGCGTGCCCGCTTATAATGGTATAATCTCAAACGACTGGTACGACCGCAAAACGAAAAAGTCAGTCTACGTAGCAGGCGACGACAGCGTCAATTCGGTCGGAACGGAGTCATCCGCGGGAAAGATGTCGCCTTCGCGTTTACTTTCCACCACCGTAACCGACGAATTACGTCTGTCCAATAATCGCCAGTCGAAGGTTATTGGCGTATGCCTGAAAGACCGTGGTTCGATTATGCCCGCCGGACATATCCCGAGTGCGGCCTATTGGTTTGATAACAAAACCGGAAACTGGATCACCAGCACCTATTATACAGATGCACTTCCACAATGGGTGGTCGATTTCAACGCCCGCAAATTGTGTGATACCTATCTGTCGAAGCCATGGGAAACGCTGTTGCCCCTCGACCAATATACCGTCGGACTCGAAAATGGTTCGGGTTTCCGGGTAGCCTATCGGGGTGAGAAAGACAATCGTTTTCCGCACGACCTTCCGGCGTTGAAAGGGCAATCGGGTTATGAACTGATGCGTTCGACGCCTTTCGGTGATTCTTACACGGTAGATTTTGCCCTTGAAGTGTTGGAAAAAGAGAAAATGGGAAAGGGACGTTTCACTGACTTCCTGGCCGTCAGTTTCTCGTGTACGGATTATGTCGGGCATCAATTTGGGATCAATGCCATCGAGACACAGGATACCTATGCCCGTCTTGACCGCGACCTCGAACGGTTGTTTGATTATGTGGAAAAGAACATTGGGATGGAGAATGTCCTCATTTTCCTTACTGCCGATCATGGGGCAGCCCAAACGCCCGATTACCTGACATCACTTCACATTCCGGCGGGTTTCCTTCCGACAGATACAATGGTGGCCGATCTCAACCGCGCCATTGCTGCAAAATACGGAGAAGGTGATTGGATCGAATATTATGGAAACCAGCAGGTGTATTTGAATTACGCGACACTCGAATCGAAAAAGGCGGAACGCTCGCAGATCGTGGGCGTCGTTGTCGATTACCTCAGGAAACAACCCGGTGTGCAGGAAGTATTCGATATTGGAAATCCGTCAGCCTTACAGGACGGTAACCCGCAACATGCGCGCATCGCAAATGGGCTGTCGCCGCTGCGTTCGGGTGATGTGGCATTGCTTCTCCAACCCTCTTGGTTTGACGGCGAACACGCCGCACACGGAGGCACTACCCATGGCAGTGGCTGGACGTATGACACCCATGTTCCGTTGTTGTGGATGGGATGGAAAATCAAATCGGGCAGTTCGGCGGAACCGGTCAGTATTTCCGACATTGCCGTCACCGTAGCCGATTTACTCCGGATCTCCTGGCCAAATGCCGCGGTCGGACGTCCTATCAGTGACCGTATTAGCCAGCCATAA